The Maniola hyperantus mitochondrion, complete genome genome contains a region encoding:
- the COX2 gene encoding cytochrome c oxidase subunit II (TAA stop codon is completed by the addition of 3' A residues to the mRNA), producing MATWSNLNFQNSASPLMEQIIFFHDHTLVILIIITILISYLMLSLFFNKYINRFLMENQMIELIWTILPAITLIFIALPSLRLLYLLDELNNPLITLKSIGHQWYWSYEYSDFNNVEFDSYMTQFDNKNNFRLLDVDNRVVLPMNNQIRILITATDVIHSWTIPSLGVKVDANPGRLNQTSFFINRPGIFFGQCSEICGANHSFMPIVIESVTIKNFINWINNYS from the coding sequence ATGGCAACATGATCTAATTTAAATTTTCAAAATAGAGCTTCTCCACTTATAGAACAAATCATTTTTTTCCATGATCATACTTTAGTTATTTTAATTATTATTACTATTTTAATTTCTTATTTAATATTAAGATTATTTTTTAATAAATATATCAATCGATTTTTAATAGAAAATCAAATAATTGAATTGATTTGAACTATTCTTCCTGCAATTACTTTAATTTTTATTGCTTTACCTTCTTTACGTTTACTTTATCTTTTAGATGAACTTAATAACCCTTTAATTACATTAAAATCTATTGGTCATCAATGATATTGAAGTTATGAATATTCAGATTTTAATAATGTTGAATTTGATTCCTATATAACTCAATTCGACAATAAAAATAACTTTCGTTTATTAGATGTTGACAATCGTGTTGTTCTCCCTATAAATAATCAAATTCGAATTTTAATTACTGCAACTGATGTAATTCATTCCTGAACAATTCCATCCTTAGGAGTAAAAGTCGATGCTAATCCTGGACGATTAAATCAAACTAGTTTTTTTATTAATCGCCCAGGAATTTTTTTTGGACAATGTTCTGAAATTTGTGGGGCAAATCATAGTTTTATACCTATTGTAATTGAAAGAGTAACCATTAAAAATTTTATTAATTGAATCAATAATTATTCAT
- the ATP8 gene encoding ATP synthase F0 subunit 8, protein MPQMMPINWLFSLFFFICIFILFNIINYYIFNYNYNSKNMSKILMTKNNFSWKW, encoded by the coding sequence ATCCCTCAAATAATACCAATTAACTGATTATTTTCTTTATTTTTTTTTATTTGTATTTTTATTTTATTTAATATTATTAATTATTATATTTTTAATTATAATTATAATTCTAAAAATATATCAAAGATTTTAATAACTAAAAATAATTTTTCCTGAAAATGATAA